Proteins encoded in a region of the Malaciobacter mytili LMG 24559 genome:
- a CDS encoding O-acetylhomoserine aminocarboxypropyltransferase/cysteine synthase family protein: protein MQKETIAIHAGYDKKEGYGSMSVPIAQTTAYAFRDSEHAANLFALKELGPIYTRLTNPTTDVLEQRFATLEGGAAAICTSSGQAAIFYAIANVAEAGDNIIISDKLYGGAVTLLTHTMKRFGITAKVFKSEDASDLEEQIDEKTKAIFFESLSNPQIAITDVEKVVEIAKRNGVLTICDNTVASAALFNPIKWGVDVVVHSTSKYTNGQGTAIGGIVVEREGLAEFFKENSKRYYHFTTPDESYHGLVYTEVPLPNFCLRIRLALLRDIGATQSPHNSWLLIQTLETLGLRVDKHSDNALEIAKFLQSHPKVKSVNYPGLESSKYYDKAQKYFKEGKASGLISFEVESFEEARKVIDSAKLFSVVVNIGDSKSLITHPASTTHSQMSEKELIEAGINPATVRLSIGLENTADLIEDLNQALNK, encoded by the coding sequence ATGCAAAAAGAGACTATTGCAATTCATGCTGGATATGATAAAAAAGAGGGATATGGTTCTATGAGTGTACCTATTGCTCAAACAACAGCATATGCTTTTAGAGATTCTGAGCATGCTGCAAATTTATTTGCGTTAAAAGAGCTAGGTCCTATTTATACAAGATTAACAAACCCGACAACTGATGTATTAGAGCAAAGATTTGCTACATTAGAAGGAGGAGCTGCTGCAATTTGTACTTCAAGTGGACAAGCAGCAATTTTTTATGCAATTGCAAATGTGGCTGAAGCTGGCGATAACATTATTATTTCAGATAAATTATATGGTGGGGCGGTAACTTTACTTACACATACAATGAAAAGATTTGGAATTACTGCTAAAGTATTTAAAAGTGAAGATGCAAGTGATTTAGAAGAGCAAATTGATGAAAAAACAAAAGCTATTTTCTTTGAATCACTATCAAACCCTCAAATTGCCATTACAGATGTGGAAAAAGTAGTTGAAATTGCAAAAAGAAATGGAGTTTTAACTATTTGTGATAATACAGTTGCAAGTGCAGCACTTTTCAATCCAATAAAATGGGGAGTTGATGTTGTAGTTCACTCAACATCAAAATATACAAATGGACAAGGAACTGCAATTGGGGGTATTGTTGTAGAAAGAGAAGGTCTTGCAGAGTTTTTTAAAGAAAATAGCAAAAGATACTATCACTTTACTACACCAGATGAGAGTTACCATGGATTAGTTTATACAGAAGTTCCTCTTCCAAATTTTTGTTTAAGAATTAGATTAGCCCTATTAAGAGATATTGGAGCAACACAATCTCCACATAATTCATGGTTACTAATTCAAACATTGGAAACTTTAGGATTAAGAGTAGATAAGCACTCTGATAATGCTTTAGAAATTGCAAAATTTTTACAATCACATCCTAAAGTTAAATCAGTAAATTATCCAGGATTAGAATCTAGTAAATATTATGATAAAGCACAAAAATATTTTAAAGAGGGAAAAGCCTCTGGACTTATCTCTTTTGAAGTAGAATCTTTTGAAGAAGCAAGAAAAGTTATTGATAGTGCAAAACTATTTAGTGTAGTTGTTAATATTGGAGATAGTAAATCACTTATTACTCATCCAGCAAGTACAACACACTCTCAAATGAGTGAGAAAGAGCTAATTGAAGCTGGAATAAATCCTGCAACAGTTAGATTAAGTATTGGTTTAGAAAATACAGCTGATTTAATTGAAGATTTAAATCAGGCGTTAAATAAATAG
- a CDS encoding RrF2 family transcriptional regulator, producing MPLISTKGVYGLTAMHELSKHNPNTPMQIKEISKNANIPQNYLEQLLSKLRKAGLVKSIRGAKGGYVLAHEPEKINIGEILAVLEDDLKLVDQKTQNPILNLFFEDAKANMTKYFDISLAKLDEYQEKYNEFLHYSI from the coding sequence ATGCCATTAATTTCAACAAAGGGAGTATATGGGCTTACAGCCATGCATGAGTTAAGTAAGCACAATCCAAATACTCCCATGCAAATTAAAGAGATTTCAAAAAATGCCAATATCCCGCAAAACTACTTAGAACAACTACTAAGTAAGTTAAGAAAAGCAGGTTTGGTAAAAAGTATAAGAGGGGCAAAAGGTGGGTATGTTTTAGCCCACGAGCCAGAAAAGATAAATATTGGTGAAATATTAGCTGTTTTAGAAGATGATTTAAAATTAGTAGATCAAAAAACTCAAAACCCAATATTAAATCTTTTCTTTGAGGATGCAAAAGCAAATATGACAAAATACTTTGATATTTCTCTTGCAAAGTTAGATGAATATCAAGAAAAATATAATGAATTTTTACACTATAGTATATAA
- the cysK gene encoding cysteine synthase A yields MKYAKNVTELIGNTPLVQLQKASIESGAIVLGKCEFMNPTHSVKDRIGTNMIKTALEKGLINENTTVIEPTSGNTGIALASVCAGLGIKLVLTMPSSMSIERRKLLKALGAELVLTEPEKGMKGAVDKANELSQEIENSFVPQQFANEANPEIHRKTTAQEILNDTDGKVDILVAAIGTGGTITGTGEILKQHNPNIQIIAVEPEASPVLSGGKPGPHKIQGIGAGFVPDVLNTKVYDEIIQVSNDDAIATSRDLAKNEGLLVGISAGANAYVAQKIAQRPENKGKTIVTILCDTGERYLSAGLYEYDDE; encoded by the coding sequence ATGAAATATGCAAAAAATGTTACAGAATTAATAGGAAATACGCCACTAGTACAACTTCAAAAAGCAAGTATTGAATCTGGTGCAATAGTTTTAGGAAAATGTGAATTTATGAACCCAACTCATTCTGTAAAAGATAGAATTGGTACAAATATGATTAAAACTGCTTTAGAAAAAGGTTTAATCAATGAAAATACAACAGTAATTGAACCTACAAGTGGAAATACGGGGATAGCATTAGCTTCTGTTTGTGCAGGATTAGGAATAAAACTTGTTCTTACAATGCCTTCATCAATGAGTATTGAAAGAAGAAAATTATTAAAAGCATTAGGAGCAGAGCTTGTATTAACTGAACCTGAAAAAGGAATGAAAGGTGCAGTAGATAAAGCGAATGAATTAAGCCAAGAAATTGAGAACTCATTTGTACCACAACAGTTTGCAAATGAAGCTAATCCAGAGATTCACAGAAAAACAACAGCACAAGAAATCTTAAATGATACAGATGGAAAAGTTGATATTTTAGTTGCTGCAATAGGAACAGGTGGAACGATTACAGGTACAGGTGAAATTTTAAAACAACATAATCCAAATATTCAAATTATTGCAGTTGAACCTGAAGCTTCTCCTGTATTAAGTGGAGGGAAACCAGGTCCTCATAAAATTCAAGGTATTGGTGCAGGATTTGTTCCAGATGTACTAAATACAAAAGTTTATGATGAAATAATTCAAGTATCAAATGATGATGCAATTGCAACATCAAGAGATTTAGCTAAAAATGAAGGTTTATTAGTTGGTATTTCAGCAGGAGCAAATGCTTATGTTGCTCAAAAAATTGCTCAAAGACCAGAAAATAAAGGAAAAACAATTGTTACAATCCTTTGCGATACGGGAGAGAGATACCTAAGCGCAGGATTATATGAATATGATGATGAGTAA
- a CDS encoding DUF2061 domain-containing protein: protein MHEKPYRSVVKTISWRTLGTLDTMIISYFITGNLVMAASIGSIEVITKMILYYFHERAWNKIPLGRVQPAQNDYQI, encoded by the coding sequence ATGCACGAAAAACCCTACAGATCAGTTGTAAAAACCATTTCTTGGCGAACACTAGGAACACTTGATACAATGATTATCTCATATTTTATTACTGGTAATTTAGTAATGGCTGCTTCTATTGGTTCAATTGAAGTAATTACAAAAATGATACTTTATTATTTTCATGAAAGAGCATGGAATAAAATACCATTAGGTAGAGTTCAACCAGCTCAAAATGATTATCAAATTTAG
- a CDS encoding phosphoadenylyl-sulfate reductase — MRIIDELNEKLKNSSTQEIIEFFIKEYKEKIALASSLGAEDQVLTDMIFKTDRTARVFTLDTGRLNPETYDVMDATNLKYSVKLEVFFPKLQEVQNLYATQGVNGHYESIENRKRCCNIRKIEPLKRALEGLEVWITGLRSAQSITREEMKLVEWDEAFNLIKVNPLINWSEEEVWNYIKTNHVPYNKLHDQGFPSIGCAPCTRAIKDGEDVRAGRWWWETPEHKECGLHKK; from the coding sequence ATGAGAATTATAGATGAATTAAATGAAAAGTTAAAAAATTCTTCAACACAAGAGATTATAGAATTTTTTATAAAAGAATATAAAGAAAAAATTGCCCTTGCTTCAAGCTTAGGAGCAGAAGATCAAGTTTTAACAGATATGATTTTTAAAACTGATAGAACAGCAAGAGTTTTTACACTTGATACAGGAAGATTAAATCCAGAAACTTATGATGTTATGGATGCAACAAATCTTAAGTATTCAGTTAAACTTGAAGTTTTTTTCCCAAAATTGCAAGAAGTTCAAAACCTTTATGCAACTCAAGGTGTAAATGGACATTATGAAAGTATTGAAAATAGAAAAAGATGCTGTAATATTAGAAAAATAGAACCTTTAAAAAGAGCCTTAGAAGGTTTAGAGGTTTGGATTACAGGTCTTAGAAGTGCTCAAAGTATCACAAGAGAAGAGATGAAACTTGTAGAATGGGATGAAGCTTTTAATTTAATTAAGGTAAATCCTTTAATTAATTGGAGCGAAGAAGAAGTATGGAACTATATAAAAACTAATCATGTTCCATATAATAAATTACATGATCAAGGTTTCCCTAGTATTGGATGTGCACCCTGTACCAGAGCCATCAAAGATGGCGAAGATGTAAGAGCTGGAAGATGGTGGTGGGAAACCCCTGAACATAAAGAGTGTGGTTTACATAAAAAGTAA
- the cysD gene encoding sulfate adenylyltransferase subunit CysD, protein MLDTKRLTHLKQLEAESIHIIREVVAEFDNPAMLYSIGKDSAVMLHLAVKAFAPAKLPFPLLHVDTTWKFKEMIEFRDQRAKELGVELLVHVNQEGVDQGIGPFTHGSAVHTDVMKTQGLKQALNKYKFDAVFGGARRDEEKSRAKERIYSFRDKNHRWDPKNQRPELWNVYNGRVHKGESIRVFPLSNWTELDIWQYIYLEQIPIVPLYFSAKRPVVERDGVKIMVDDERMPVEPGEIKEEMVRFRTLGCYPLTGAVESSATTLPEIIQEMLLTRTSERQGRVIDNDQAGSMEKKKIEGYF, encoded by the coding sequence ATGTTAGATACAAAAAGATTAACTCACTTAAAACAACTTGAAGCTGAGTCAATTCATATAATTAGAGAGGTAGTTGCTGAATTTGATAACCCTGCAATGCTTTATTCAATTGGTAAAGATTCTGCGGTTATGCTTCATTTAGCAGTAAAAGCTTTTGCACCTGCAAAACTACCTTTCCCTTTACTACATGTTGATACAACATGGAAATTTAAAGAGATGATAGAATTTAGAGACCAAAGAGCTAAAGAGTTAGGAGTTGAATTACTTGTACATGTAAACCAAGAGGGAGTTGATCAAGGAATTGGACCTTTTACTCATGGTAGTGCTGTTCATACTGATGTGATGAAAACACAAGGGTTAAAACAAGCTTTAAACAAATATAAGTTTGATGCTGTATTTGGTGGCGCAAGAAGAGATGAAGAGAAAAGTCGTGCAAAAGAGAGAATCTATTCATTTAGAGATAAAAATCATAGATGGGATCCAAAAAATCAAAGGCCAGAATTATGGAATGTGTACAATGGTAGAGTACATAAAGGTGAATCAATTAGAGTATTCCCTCTTTCAAACTGGACAGAATTAGATATTTGGCAATATATTTACTTAGAGCAAATTCCAATTGTTCCTTTATATTTTTCTGCAAAAAGACCTGTTGTAGAAAGAGATGGGGTAAAAATAATGGTTGATGATGAGAGAATGCCTGTTGAACCAGGAGAGATAAAAGAGGAGATGGTTAGATTTAGAACATTAGGTTGTTATCCTCTTACAGGGGCAGTTGAAAGTAGCGCAACTACACTTCCTGAAATTATTCAAGAAATGCTATTAACAAGAACAAGTGAAAGACAAGGTAGAGTTATAGATAATGACCAAGCTGGGTCAATGGAAAAGAAAAAAATAGAGGGGTATTTCTAA
- the cysN gene encoding sulfate adenylyltransferase subunit CysN, whose protein sequence is MAHQSDLIASNIEEYLKEHENKELLKFITCGSVDDGKSTLIGRLLHDSKMIFEDQLAAIKNDSKKSGTTENEFDLALLVDGLQSEREQGITIDVAYRYFSTDKRKFIIADTPGHEQYTRNMATGASTADLAIILIDARYGVQTQTKRHSFITKLLGIKHIVVAINKMDLVDFSEERYNEIKTSYIKFAHELGIEDVILIPISALNGDNVVNKSEKSPWYKGETLMHTLEHIEIAKDRDLQHFRLPVQYVNRPNLDFRGFCGTIASGIIQVGDAITVLPSGKSSHVKEIVTYEGNLSYAYAEQAVTITLEDEIDISRGDIIVKSDEQPDHATSLDVDIVWMSEEPLIKGKSYYIKRATTSTTGSIDKFYFKTDVNTLEKDDSTNVLNLNEIAHAKLDLSQEIAFDEYEHNKTMGSFIIIDRISNNTVGAGMIRGKSKEQGKLDSNYSEFEIELNALIRKHFPHWDAKVIK, encoded by the coding sequence ATGGCACATCAATCAGATTTAATTGCTTCAAATATTGAAGAATATTTAAAAGAGCATGAAAATAAAGAGTTATTAAAATTTATTACTTGTGGAAGTGTTGATGATGGTAAATCAACGTTAATTGGTAGGTTATTACATGATTCAAAGATGATTTTTGAAGACCAATTAGCTGCAATTAAAAATGATTCTAAAAAAAGTGGAACAACAGAAAATGAGTTTGATTTAGCTTTATTAGTTGATGGTTTACAAAGTGAAAGAGAGCAAGGTATTACTATTGATGTTGCTTATAGATATTTTTCAACTGATAAAAGAAAATTTATTATTGCAGATACACCAGGGCATGAGCAATACACAAGAAATATGGCAACAGGTGCTAGTACAGCTGATTTGGCAATTATTTTAATTGATGCTAGATATGGAGTACAAACACAAACTAAAAGACACTCATTTATTACAAAACTACTTGGAATTAAACATATAGTAGTTGCTATTAATAAAATGGATTTAGTTGATTTTAGTGAAGAAAGATATAATGAAATTAAAACTAGTTATATTAAATTTGCTCATGAATTAGGAATTGAAGATGTTATTTTAATCCCTATTTCTGCTTTAAATGGGGATAATGTTGTAAATAAAAGTGAAAAATCACCTTGGTATAAAGGTGAAACTTTAATGCATACATTAGAACATATAGAAATAGCAAAAGATAGAGATTTACAACATTTTAGATTACCTGTTCAATATGTAAATAGACCAAATTTAGATTTTAGAGGATTTTGTGGGACAATAGCTTCTGGAATTATTCAAGTTGGTGATGCAATTACAGTTTTACCTTCAGGTAAAAGTTCACATGTAAAAGAAATAGTTACATATGAAGGTAATTTAAGTTATGCATATGCAGAACAAGCAGTAACTATCACTTTAGAAGATGAGATTGATATTAGTAGAGGTGATATTATTGTAAAAAGTGATGAGCAACCAGACCACGCTACTAGTTTAGATGTAGATATTGTATGGATGAGTGAAGAGCCTTTAATAAAAGGTAAATCATATTATATAAAAAGAGCAACTACTTCTACAACAGGAAGTATTGATAAATTCTATTTTAAAACAGATGTAAATACTCTTGAAAAAGATGATAGTACAAATGTTTTAAATTTAAATGAAATTGCTCACGCAAAACTTGATTTAAGCCAAGAAATTGCATTTGATGAATATGAACACAACAAAACAATGGGAAGTTTTATTATTATAGATAGAATTTCAAATAATACAGTTGGTGCTGGAATGATTAGAGGAAAATCAAAAGAACAAGGAAAGTTAGATTCTAACTACTCTGAGTTTGAAATTGAATTAAATGCTTTAATTAGAAAACATTTTCCACATTGGGATGCAAAAGTAATTAAATAG